In the Mytilus trossulus isolate FHL-02 chromosome 1, PNRI_Mtr1.1.1.hap1, whole genome shotgun sequence genome, one interval contains:
- the LOC134719986 gene encoding inter-alpha-trypsin inhibitor heavy chain H3-like, whose product MDGTMILHSLVVISFLIMQIVNSETQNPRIYYMHIKSDVKFRFATTLVTSKVANSAKASVEAHFEVTLPDAAFITEFVMEIDGQVYPGEINEKAKAKEKYDTAKEKGQSAGHVAQKPRHTNRFSVDVNVAAESKVTFNLTYQELLERVYEQYEHIIYVDPGQIVEDFRINVYLHESRDITKVSVPPLRNDIISGITEEKNALAVIDRPTSKSATIQYAPTTDDQKQMSDQGISGLFVVEYDVQRKFDAGEVMVVDGYFVHFFAPEGMDPLPKDVLFILDVSGSMSGTKIAQQKSAMNSILKDLFEGDRFNIMLFSNGNNLWQQTLLSANNKNKQKALQYVKLMRAGGGTNINGAILSGIRFLNSIPSQGTTGNRKKILVFLTDGLGDTGVDTVLNNIDRKNTKGLPIYSLAFGSNADYEFVKKVAVKNKGVARKIFEDSDASLQIKGFYDEISSSALQNVTFKYLDKNTDVTENATKMNFDTFFNGKEIVIAGKLSDDNIQVLNLLVTGNGVNGNVELELESDIQSRDPELTKAGDFEKITERIWAYLTIKQLLEEAIGETNEIEKKILNDRALAMSLKYKFVTPLTSMVVIKPDERDLGDLEENDDARLALSKVSSTKQTSSASKNKKRTSPKRGGGGGGGRGYSSGGGGGGDPHFMLKINGIEFSICFDVDARDGDVIRMLKDPIAGITINAGIVRSTMKKKDGEFKTFIGEIVVLAPASRIHIKPDKIRFNGAEKSWTDLFDFKMEGSKIFIYGNIRSVYIYFGNNVSIEIRRFMKDGTERDVSYLNMYIDNEKGVSNMAGGILGEFVHKKTTLFKISLDKRGRQHGHFKATENANKTHFNAILHIKPDIITGEMALCWNVYKKTEGLLADDLKHYFISDIDST is encoded by the exons GGAAATTGATGGACAGGTGTATCCGGGAGAAATCAACGAGAAAGCGAAAGCGAAAGAGAAATATGATACAGCAAAGGAGAAGGGTCAAAGTGCCGGACATGTGGCACAAAA ACCCAGACATACCAATCGTTTTAGTGTTGATGTAAACGTAGCAGCAGAGAGTAAAGTGACCTTTAACCTTACTTACCAAGAATTATTAGAGCGAGTCTATGAACAATACGAGCATATAATATATGTAGACCCAGGTCAGATTGTGGAGGATTTCCGAATTAACGTGTATCTTCATGAGTCAAGAGACATTACTAAGGTCTCAGTGCCACCACTCCGAAATGATATTATTTCGGGGATCACAG AAGAGAAAAACGCATTGGCTGTCATTGACCGACCAACATCAAAGTCTGCCACTATTCAGTATGCTCCGACCACCGATGACCAGAAACAGATGTCTGACCAGGGAATATCAGGATTGTTTGTTGTCGAGTATGACGTCCAGAGAAAATTTGACGCTGGTGAAGTCATG GTTGTTGACGGATACTTTGTGCACTTCTTTGCACCAGAAGGTATGGATCCTTTACCAAAAGACGTCTTATTCATCTTAGATGTGAGTGGATCTATGTCCGGCACTAAAATAGCACAACAAAAGAGTGCCATGAATAGTATTTTGAAAGATCTTTTCGAAGGTGATCGTTTCAACATAATGCTGTTCAGCAATGGCAATAATTTGTGGCAGCAAACCTTACTGTCTgctaacaacaaaaataaacagaaagCACTTCAATATGTTAAACTTATGAGAGCAGGTGGAG ggACGAATATCAACGGTGCAATTTTGTCTGGAATAAGGTTTTTGAATTCTATTCCAAGTCAAGGAACTACGGGAAATCGAAAGAAAATACTGGTATTTCTTACTGATGGGCTAGGCGATACCGGCGTTGATACGGTTCTTAATAACATCGACaggaaaaataccaaagggttGCCTATTTATAGTCTTGCCTTTGGAAGCAATGCAGATTATGAATTTGTAAAAAAGgttgcagtaaaaaataaagGCGTTGCTAGGAAGATATTTGAAGATTCTGATGCATCGCTACAGATAAAGGGCTTCTACGATGAAATTTCATCGTCAGCGTTACAAAATGTTACCTTTAAATATCTTGACAAAAACACCGATGTTACTGAAAATGCAACAAAAATGAACTTTGATACGTTTTTCAACGGAAAAGAAATCGTTATTGCTGGCAAACTATCAGACGACAACATACAAGTCCTGAATCTATTGGTTACTGGTAATGGGGTGAATGGAAATGTTGAACTGGAGCTTGAATCAGATATTCAGAGTCGTGATCCGGAATTGACAAAAGCTGGTGACTTTGAGAAAATCACGGAAAGAATATGGGCATATTTAACAATCAAACAACTTCTAGAAGAAGCCATCGGTGAAACtaatgaaattgaaaagaagattttaaatgaCAGGGCTCTAGCAATGTCTTTGAAG TACAAGTTCGTCACACCATTGACCTCTATGGTTGTAATAAAGCCAGATGAACGAGATCTCGGTGACTTGGAAGAGAATGATGATGCAAGAC ttGCTCTTAGTAAGGTATCTAGTACTAAGCAAACGAGCTCTGCGTCGAAAAATAAGAAACGAACCAGTCCAAAGCGAGGAGGTGGCGGAGGTGGAGGCAGAGGTTATAGTTCAGGAGGAGGAG GTGGTGGAGATCCGCATTTTATGCTGAAGATAAATGGTATAGAATTCTCGATATGCTTTGATGTCGATGCACGTGACGGAGATGTTATCCGGATGTTGAAAGATCCAATCGCAG GTATAACCATTAACGCTGGTATTGTAAGatcaacaatgaaaaagaaaGATGGAGAGTTTAAAACATTCATTGGAGAAATTGTTGTACTGGCACCTGCTTCACGAATTCATATAAAACCGgacaaaataagatttaacgGAGCTGAAAAATCCTGGACTGACCTATTCGATTTTAAAATGGAAGgaagtaaaatcttcatttatgGAAATATAAgatcagtatatatatattttggaaataaCGTTAGTATTGAAATCCGCCGATTTATGAAAGACGGTACTGAACGTGATGTTAGCTACCTGAACATGTACATCGATAACGAAAAAGGAGTATCGAATATGGCAGGTGGTATATTAG gTGAGTTTGTTCATAAAAAGACAACTCTGTTTAAGATCAGTCTGGACAAAAGGGGTAGACAACATGGACACTTTAAAGCGACAGAAAATGCGaataaaactcattttaatGCCATTCTTCACATTAAGCCAGATATAATTACTGGTGAAATGGCATTGTGTTGGAATGTGTATAAGAAAACTGAAGGACTTCTAGCTGATGatctaaaacattattttatttctgatatTGATTCTACAtaa